Part of the Ochotona princeps isolate mOchPri1 chromosome 15, mOchPri1.hap1, whole genome shotgun sequence genome, TTCTGTTCCCTCATTTTACACAGTACCTCTCACTGTCATGATCTGTTAGGAAGGAGATTGGATGATACAGTTTGCACTGTTTAAGTCCTAGGATCCCAGAGCTAAGCAAGTACAATTTGAAAAGTACATAAACCTTGATTCTTTTATTTCCAATTGGAAAGAAACATTATTTAAGGAGTTTTTAAGATACCAGTTTTATGGGTTTTTTGTGTACATTACACTCTCAATTATTGTCAATGTCTTGATTATGTGCCTACCTTCCTATCTTGCCTAAAATACATAATGTGTTTCTCATTAGCTAGCAAAATATTTGAATATCGGATTATACATTCCTTTGGTCCttctattttcttgtttcttgcatGTTTACATGTGACATGCAATTGATTATATTATTTTGACAGGTATACATTttcagttaaaacaaaaacaatcttaGAATCAAAATTCCAAAACCTCATGATTTGCTTCCTCACTGTTGTCAGCATCATAGATTTCTATGATGTTTTGTATAAAAACATCAATTTTAACCAATGCCTAATTAAAATTATTCAACATAGCATAAGGGCACATGTATCAGTACCACCTGTCTCTGGAGGCATTTTAATTCTTGTTTCTGGAGAGAATCCCGTGTCTATTttgagggggggaggggaggaaagataAAACCAGTCTGTTGGGGAGAGAATATTCAGAAAGCCAAATTTTCTTGCTAGAAGGtgaataaataagagaaaaaaattcaccaAGCCATCTTTCTTACACAAAGCATTATTGAGAACCAAGTGAAATATTGTAGTAGTACATTATCCTAATAGTCATTTCAAGAACTTCTTTTTCATGGAAATTTTGAATAACACAAGGCACTAAATATTTAGCCTTAAACTGTAAAACTTGGGATAGTCCTCCATATCAGTTTGCAACACTGTTCTTTCTTCACAAATTTCATTCATATTCATACAGCTCTCCTCTTTCCAAAAGCAATTATTTCTTATGAACTAACAGCTTCTCtgaattaagaaacaaaatatataatCTGTCATTCTAAGTGTCCATTTCAATGTAAGTATTGCCGGGATTCTGAAACAGGAATCACACAATATTCACTCTTTCTTTCCAAGTCCTCCATTCCCTTTGGCTTTCTGGCTTGCCctttcctccatctctctctccttgcctccctTCCAAGCTTTTGTCTGTCTTTTTTAAGGGGTTTGGAAATAGTCTTAACCACATTCCAGGAAAGGTTAACTTCTGTTTTGCCCTATAACCAGTTTCAAACTAtcctttctgctcctgacctctCTAGTTGCAAGCCTCTAACTTTGCTCCTCAATAATAAGTAGATTATCAGGGACATTTATACTCctaaaaatttttgcattttcaCCTGAGTTTCAGACTTTTACACCTGGCATACACTGACTGCTTCCGACTGCCCATAGAGCTTCCACTGCTGACCCCAACACCCAGATTTCTGGCCAAGTCGACTCTCTCCTGGACAAGCTACAAGACCTCATGGACGTTTCACTGAATTCTGGTTGTTGATGCCTCTACTAGTCCTGGTTTACATCACCTTACTATCCATGCCTTCTTCCTTTAATGATGTATTTTGTGTTAGACTCAATCCTACAGTGTGCTTTGCTACATGGTATGTAACCAGGGTCATCTCACCTAGTTCAACCCACGTACTATATGGTTATGTCATTATGTAAAGAAGCTGAAGGCACAGGATAAGACATCTataaaatgcttcaaaataaaaacatcaaacacTGACATTCAAAGAAAGAAACGGAGTATTTGGATTTTAGCAGGTAAATGGTTACCACATAGGATTACTTAATTGTAAGTATGTTTTTccacttttgctttatttttccaatttctAATAAATGCTAAATGTAAATCACTTAAAGCTGGTAATTAAACTTTGTTCTGGAAGTTTATAAATTATTATGTAATTTGAAAAGGGAgtcttaaatcttttttaaaaactttttaaaaatctgttccttTTAGGATTATATAAATTTGCTTTTGCTGGCCCTAATTTGTCATTAATGTCTATATGATAATATTGACATTTAATATCTTCAGATATTGTGGAAATAACTGTAAGAACACAAtccaaaatgtttcatttttagaaaactaGAACAatgaacaaatttaaaattttctaccTGGTTTTTGTGCATTGCACATTTGATCAGATTCTTAAAAGCAGGTATATTTTCCATACACAGATTCATTAACATATGTATTAAGTGACTTACGCAATATGAAACAGTGAGTGATGTCTGCAAGATAAATATCAGACTTTGTGATGGTTAATACACAATTTCTTTCAGAACTCAACACATCGTGCTAGTTGGTTTATTGCTTCTTAATGGACTTGATACTTCCTAATCCAGCAGATGTAATAAAAGTTAATCCTAAATCATTGCTCACTTTCATTTATAGACTTTGTAGAAATcaacaataaaatatgaaaaatcgaACAGTAGTGAAAGAGTTCACTCTTTTGGGATTAACAGATGACCCAAAGCTAAATATtttgatctttctgtttctgcttctcactTACATTCTTAGTGTAACTGGAAACCTTACAATTATTACTCTCACCCTAACAGATGCACATCTCAAAACACCCATGTATTTCTTCCTTAGGAATTTTTCTTTCCTAGAGATCTCTTTCACAACCGTTTGTATTCCTAGATTTTTGGTGAGCATTGTAACAGGGGATAGGACCATTTCCTATAATTCTTGCATGGCCCAGGTGTTTTTCTTCATACTCCTTGGTTCCACAGAGTTTTTCCTTTTGACTGCTATGTCCTATGACCGTTACGTAGCTATCTGTAAGCCATTGCATTACATGACGATCATGAACAGCAGAATCTGTATGCAGCTTGTAACTGCCTCCTGGCTGGCTGGATTTCTCATTATCTTCCCACCTGTGATCATGGGACTCCAACTGGATTTCTGTGACTCCAACATCATTGACCACTTCACCTGTGACTCTTCTCCTATGCTACTAATTTCCTGCACTGACACAACTTTCCTAGAGCTCATGGGATTTTTCCTGGCAGTGTTTACTCTCATGGTAACCTTAACGTTGGTTGTTCTTT contains:
- the LOC101532544 gene encoding olfactory receptor 6C76-like — protein: MKNRTVVKEFTLLGLTDDPKLNILIFLFLLLTYILSVTGNLTIITLTLTDAHLKTPMYFFLRNFSFLEISFTTVCIPRFLVSIVTGDRTISYNSCMAQVFFFILLGSTEFFLLTAMSYDRYVAICKPLHYMTIMNSRICMQLVTASWLAGFLIIFPPVIMGLQLDFCDSNIIDHFTCDSSPMLLISCTDTTFLELMGFFLAVFTLMVTLTLVVLSYVFILKTILRLPSAERRKKAFSTCSSHMIVVSISYGSCIFMYVKTSAKEGVALTKGIAVLNTSVAPMLNPFIYSLRNQQVKQSFRNLVKKMFLK